The genomic region CTGTCTGCACCGGGACATCAAGCCGGAAAACATCCTGCTCACCGCACAGGGTCAGGTGAAGCTGTGCGACTTTGGATTTGCCCGGATGCTCAGTAAGTAGGCTGTGGAAATTCCAGAATCGAAGCAGAATTAGTCTTTTAATTGCGCTCTTCATTGCAGGTCCTGGCGAAAACTATACAGACTATGTGGCCACCCGGTGGTACCGGGCCCCCGAACTGCTGGTGGGCGACACACAGTACGGGACACCGGTGGACGTGTGGGCCATCGGCTGTGTGTTTGCCGAGCTGGTCCGCGGAGATGCCCTCTGGCCCGGACGGTCCGACGTCGATCAGCTTTACCTGATCCGGCGTACGCTCGGCGATCTACTACCTCGGCATCTGGCCATCTTCAATCAGAATGAATTCTTTAAGGTAAGCGTTCCTTCGGTTAGTCGAGTGGAGATCTTTGTGGAAATGGTTAGATAATGTtaacgaactttttttttcttgtacttCCATAATCTTCCGGCCTACTTAGGGTATAACTCTTCCCGTTCCGCCAACGCTGGAAACATTGGAAGCAAAAATGCCGTCACGTACCTTAGCCAATCCACTGATGATGGATTTCTTGAAGGTAAGTTGAACTGAAGGTTCCCTTCACTCCTCCCCAAATAAAGTGTTTTCCACTCGACTTAACCCGCTTTACCTCGCTATCTTCTTGGTAGAAATGTCTCGATAAAGATCCTTCGAAGCGTTGGTCCTGCGAGCGGCTGGCGACGCACCCGTACTTTGAGGACTACATCAGCAAGCAGAAGGAGATCGAACAGACGATCACGCTGGAGCAGAAGCAAAACGGCACCCGGGACTTGAAGCCGAAGACGTCCAACACGTCTCTGCCGCAGCTGCCCGGTACCCAGGAATCACGCGTCCCGCAGAAGAACCTATTTCTTCGGTCCGATCACCATTTGCCAACGATCTAAGTTCCCCGGTAACGGATCGCTCGGATGagacatttgtttgtttattcttcATTcccgtctgtttttttttctcgagacGATAGCATCCGAACCGAATCGGGTCACATGGCGCACGATGATAAAACAGGCAAATCTGTTTGCGCAAGTGCTGCCAACTACGCATTCTAGAAGCCACACGGGTTCCTACAGGAGTGTCACAAATGGATAGAGCACTCGGCcggaatatagggttttcgttGATCTCTTTTCATTCCACTGAATTATTTACACACACAACTTTTATGTTAAGTGCCGAAAGCTGCTAGGGCGGAGAATTATAGTGCGGTTTACGTTTCCGTTTGCCATTATGGTTGgataaaataatcataaatacAAATATAGCTGTATAACTACAAAACGcagatttaatttatttttgagaaaatatATGAGGGTATTAcaattgggagcgcggaaacgatacacTTCTCGACACtgccccatacaaaaggtaaacaacactttgaaaaaaagcgaaaaaatggctggccgtctcgacgatccataacgacgccacctacgtgtcgagacgttgcgcggaaacgaaacgacgcggctagccattttttcgcttttttcaaaggtgttgtttaccttttgtatgggaccgcgacgagaaatctgacagttcgtatcgtttccgcgctcccaattaAAATACCCTCAATAGATGGTTAAAGTTGTCTCAGGCCACCAGAAAATACACCTTTAACACTAACAGCAGGAAGGCCAGGCTATTCTGACCAGGTTTGAAATCGGATTGTAAATTTGCCTTTCGAAAACTTTATCTTTTCAGGATAGATTCattattcaaacaaatttgttgCATGTgggtttataatatttttttttgtgtgttgttgcttttcctttattattttagttttcacAGTACAATAATAtggtatttatttacattacaTTAACCTTCCAATAGTTGACCGTATCGATTTAGCAGCagtatttttttctcgttaaTTTAATTGTTTCTATCAAGAAATTCTTGATTCTTGCCTGTTTACGTCAGCTGTAATCGCCGTTTCTTCCCGACCTCTGCCCAAACGGCTTTAGAACTTTGATCCTACCAACAACCAGTTGTGTTATTCCTCATTTTTGTGGCGTTTGCCCTCTCTtaccatttcatttttcttgtttgactCCCGATTACCGCTGAGAAACCCCGAAAGCACTCGTCGTCCTCCTCCGCTGGAGGAACGGAAAATGGTTTCTATATCACGTACTCTAACTAACTAACATCCGTACCGGTGTGTAGCTGATTGATTTGCGTTATGCCATTGACCATTACTTGCAAAAGGACCGTCGTTCATCATCACTTCATGCTCACAGTTGTAATGTTGCTTGCATGTGTTCAATAATTTTGTTAATatattcttttcctttcttttaacgTAAATTACCCAtattttcatacatttttttctctcactttCATGTTCGAACTTTCAACCTTG from Anopheles coustani chromosome 3, idAnoCousDA_361_x.2, whole genome shotgun sequence harbors:
- the LOC131258895 gene encoding cyclin-dependent kinase-like 4, with amino-acid sequence MDKWFGEKRLWLFGNHLPLLPRSNLPFRWTSGESKAEGVIKAIQERSRGSSRMDRYEKLSRLGEGSYGVVYKCRDRETGSLVAVKRFVESEDDPAIRKIALREIRLLKNLKHPNLVCLLEVFRRKRRLHLVFEFCEHTVLHELERHPEGCPDNLTKQITYQTIQGVAYCHKQGCLHRDIKPENILLTAQGQVKLCDFGFARMLSPGENYTDYVATRWYRAPELLVGDTQYGTPVDVWAIGCVFAELVRGDALWPGRSDVDQLYLIRRTLGDLLPRHLAIFNQNEFFKGITLPVPPTLETLEAKMPSRTLANPLMMDFLKKCLDKDPSKRWSCERLATHPYFEDYISKQKEIEQTITLEQKQNGTRDLKPKTSNTSLPQLPGTQESRVPQKNLFLRSDHHLPTI